Genomic DNA from Streptomyces sp. NBC_01571:
CGGCGCTGAGTATGAGCGGCAGGTTCTCCGTCCGGCGTGGGAGGGCGTTCCCGGGTTCTGCAACACCGCCCGTCTCCTGTACATACGCGAGGCGGATCTTCCGCTCGCCGCACGATCGGATCTCGTCTCGTGAGCCGGGTCGAGTACGCGGCGGGCGACGATCCGCTGTACGGGCCGAACCCGCTCACGGTGCGTGGAGTGTTCCCTCCGAGCTGGGGCGAGATGCCCGACGGCGATGTGGCCCTCCGGCGGTGGGTTGAGGCGAACGCGCTGCGGGACGGGGCCGCCAAGGGCTGCCTGTCGTCGATCCGGATCGTCTTGGAGCGGCGCCGCGAGGATCCGGCGGCTGTCCGGGAGCGGGCCGCGGTCGAGGCGGCGATCCGGCTTCGGCGTGAGCATCTGGCGGCAAGGATGCTGCCCGCTTCTGACGGTCGGGGGTGATCCGGCGTGGCCACAACGAGCATCAAGTACGACCTGATCGCCCGCGATAGTGCGTCTCGCACGTTCGACAAGATCGGCCGCTCGGCGTCGACGACGGAGAAGGTCTTCGGGAGGCTCGGTAAGGCCGCGATGGTCGCCGGTGCGGCAGTCGCAGGTGGCCTTGCCGCGGGCCTCGCCAAGGGAACCAAGGACGCGATCCGCTTCCAGGCGGAGATGACCCGCATCTCCACGCAGGCCGGCGGCACCGCGAAGGACGTGAAAGTCCTCTCGGACCAGGTGTTGAAGCTGGGCACGAGCACCCAGCAGGGCCCCCAGCATCTCGCCGAGTCGCTGTACCACCTGAAGAGCGTCGGCATGGACAACGTCCAGGCGATGAAGGCCCTGAAGGAGAGCTCTGACCTCGCGGCGGTCGGTCACGCGAACCTCGAAGAGACCACGAACGCGCTCGCGGGTGCGTGGCGGACCGGAATCAAGGGCGCCACCTCGTTCCATGAGGCCGTCTCTACGGTGAACGCGATCATCGGCGCGGGCAACATGTCGATGGACCAGTTCAACGCGGCCATCGGTACCGGCATCCTCCCGTCGGCGAAGACGTTCGGCCTGTCGATGAAGCAGGTCGGTGCCGCCCTGGCGCTGATGACGGATGAGGGCATCGACTCCGCGTCGGCTGCGACCCGCCTGCGCATGAGCTTCTCGCTGCTGGGCGCCCCGTCGAAGGCGGCAGAGAAGCAGCTCGGGAAGATCCATCTCACCGGTTTGCAGCTCGCCGACGCCATGCGCGGCCCCAAGGGTCTGATCGGCGCCATCGGACTGTTGAAGGAGCACCTCGACAAGTCGGGGATGTCCGCCTCGAAGCAGTCCCAGCTGCTGTCCCGTGCGTTCGGTGGCGGCCGGTCCTCCAGCGGCATCCTGCTCATGCTCAACAACTTGGACGTGCTGGAGAAGAAGCAGGAGCAGATCAACCACAGCGCCGGCAAGTTCGACGACGCGGTCAAGATGCAGCGGAAGACCGCCGAAGCGCAGTGGCACCTGCTCACCTCCAACCTGGAGGTCATGGGCATCCGGGTCGGCACGAAGGTGCTACCTGTTGTGACGGACTTCGTGCATTTCCTGGCGACGACCGCTATGCCGGCGGCGGCCGGCTTCGGCAAGGTGATGCGGGATCTGATCCCGGTCGGGGCGATCAAGCGGAGTGTCGGTGAGGCGCAGTCGACGCTGTCCGGGTTCTTCTCCGGGCTGACGGGCGGCAAGTCGCCGACCGCGATGCTCGGCGACTTCATGGACGGCTTGTCCGGCGGCGGGAAGAAGGGCCCTGCAAGTCCGAAGGGGCCTCTAGTGGCGCTGACGGTCCCGCAAGCGCCACGGCTGCTCGCGAAGCCGCAGAAGGCCGTGTCTCTCGCCCCCAAGGCTCCCGCGCTGTTCAAGCAGAAGTCCGACCCCGGAATGCTGGCCATACCGAAGGCCGCGAAGGCTGCGATGTCGCCGGCCGAGAAGTTGGGCAAGCAACTCCGTGACGCGGTCTCCAGCGGCATCGGCAACGCCGACTTCTCGAAGATGGGCGCCCAGCTGGGCACCGCCCTCGGCAAGGCATTCCAGTGGATCGCGAAGAACGCGGGGAAGCTCACCAAGCAGCTCGCCGACGCGCTCGGCGGCCTCGACTGGGTGGACATCGGCAAGCAGGTCGGCGGGAAGTCGCTGGGCTTCGCGATCGGCTTCATAACCAGCTTCGGCACGGAGCTGCTGAGCCCCAGCTTCTGGAAGAAGCACTGGTGGGACACGGTGCTCGCCGCGCTCTCCTTCATCGGCATCGGGAAGTTGGCCGGCCCGCTCGAAAAGGTCATCAGCAAGATCCCGATCCTGAAGATTTTTGCCCCCGTCCTCCGGGGCCTCGACAAGCTCGGCGGTCCGTTCTCGCGGGCTTTCGACCGGGTCGCGAAGTTCTTCGGCAGCCACGCGTGGGCGGGGTTCGCGAAGGTCTTCCCCGAGGGCGCGAAGGTCATCGAAGAGGAAGCCGGGGTGATCACGACCCGCATCGGTGTGTGGGGCATCAAGTTGATGGAGAAGGGCAAGGGCGCCGCCCACCTTCTCGGTACCGGCATCAGCAAGGGGTTCGGCTGGGTCACCTCGAAGGCTGCTGAACTGGCCGCGCTCGTGCTGAAGCCGTTCGTGAAGGCGTCCGGCTGGCTGGTCGGCAAGGGCCGCGGTATCGCGATCGGCCTGAAGGACGGTGTCGTCAGGGGCGCGAAGGGGCTCGGCGGCTGGATCGTTGACCATATGGTCACGCCGGTGACGTCCAGGTTCAGTCGGGCGGGCTCCTGGCTCGTCGGCAAGGGGTCGGCGCTGGTGTCCGGCTTCAAGTCCGGTGCCGTCGGCGGGGCCAAGGCGATTGGCTCGTGGACGAGCTCGCACATCATCAGCCCCGTGACGAGCCGCTTCTCGAAGGCCGGCACCTGGCTGACGAGCAAGGGCTCCGCCCTGATTTCCGGCTTCAAGTCCGGGGTCGTCGGGACGATGAAGGGGATCGGCGGCTGGATCAAGAAGACGATCGTCGATCCTGTCGTCGGCGCCGTGAAGAAGTTCTTCGGGATCCGCTCGCCCTCGCGCGTCTTCATGAGCATCGGCGGCCACCTGGTCTCCGGCCTGATCAAGGGCATGGCCAAGACCAACGGCACGAGCATCGCGAAAAGGATTTTCGGTTCGCTGCCGAAGGCCCTCGGGTCGATCGTCAAGAAGGGCCTGGTCAGCGTCACTAAGCTGCCCGGCAAGGCGCTGAAGGCGCTCGGTGGGCTCGGTGGCGACCTGCTCGGTCTCCTCGGGCTCGGCGGTAGCGGCGGTGGCTCGTCGGCCAACCAGAAGATCGGACAGGCGTTGGCTGCGGCCCGCGGCTGGTCCGGCCCGCAGTGGGCTGCCCTGAAGAACCTGTGGAACGGCGAGTCCGGTTGGAACGAACGCGCCCTGAACAAGTCCTCGGGCGCCTACGGCATCCCGCAGTCGCTGCCAGCGAGCAAGATGGCGTCGGCCGGCGGCGACTGGAAGACAAACGCTTCCACGCAGATCAAGTGGGGCATGTCCTACATCGCGTCCCGGTACGGCAACCCGGTCAACGCGTACTCGCAGTGGCTCGCCCGCTCGCCGCACTGGTACGCGAAGGGCACGGGCGGCGCCGCCAGGGGTCTGGCGTGGGTCGGCGAAAAGGGCCCGGAGCTGGTCAACTTCAAGGGCGGCGAGGACGTCCTGTCCAACCCGCAGTCGATGGCGTTCGCCAAGGCCAACGGCATCAAGCTCCCCGGGTACGCGTCCGGCACCATCCTCAACGCAGCGGACCGGGTGCACCGAGACCGGCAGCGCGTCGAGGACGCGAAGAACGCAGTCGCCTCGGCCAAGCGCCGGCACAAGGGTGTCGCCGCGGCCGAGACGCGGCTCCGGGCTGCTCAGAAGGAACTCGCCGCAGCGAACATCGCGCTGAAGAACGCCCAGCGGTCGGCGAAGACGTCGATCGCGAACACGATCGCGACGGGACTCTCGAAGACGCTGTCGACGGGCACGTCGGCGGCGATCGCCTCGGCGGTCAAGTCGCTGGCCACGAAACTGCTGAACGCGGGCTTCAAGGGCACCGCGGCGAACGTCCAGAAGAAGGGGGGCCAGCTCCAGTCCCTCGCCACGAAGAAGGCCAGCATCGCCAGCCAGATCGCGGCGGCCAACCAGTACGCCACCGACCAGGCCGGCGGCATCAAGGACTTCCTGGCGATCTCCGGCACGTCGGCGATGAACATCGGCGACCTCATCTCGCAATCGACTGCCCAGCAGAAGACGGCGGGCAATTTCGTCGCGCTGTCGAAGTCGTTGAAGGCGCGCGGCGCATCGAAGGATCTGCTTCAGCAGCTGTCCGATGCCGGGCCGGGCAGCCAGCTCGCGTCAATCCTCGGCGCGAAGAACGTGACCACCGCCGACATCGGCAAGCTGAACAGCCTGATGGCGTCCGGCGGAAAGCTCGCGACGAGCTTCGGCCGGGACATGGCCGACCTGATGTACGACTCCGGGAAGGACGCCTCGAAGGGCTTCCTGGCCGGGCTGAAGTCGCAGGAGGCCGCGCTCGCCAAGCAGATGGCGAAGCTCGCCAAGGACCTGATCACGCAGATCAAGAAGGCCCTGAAGATCAAATCCCCGTCGGGGGTCATGCGCGACGAGGTCGGCAAGAACGTCGTCCTCGGCATGGTCCACGGCATGGACATGCACGGCCACCTCGTCGGTAGCGCCGCCCAGCGGCTCGCTGACACGGCATCCGGCGTGTCCGTGCGCCGCCGCTACGTCCCGACCCAGGCCGGGCAGGGCCGGGGCGGGCCGAGCCAGGACGAGATCTGGGCGCGGCTGTCGGCGGCCATCGAGGCGTCCGGCAGCGAGGTCCACGTCCGCTTCAACGACGACCGGCTCCGCGACCTCATCGAAGTCACGGTCCAGCCGAAGATCAAGGCTGCGACGGACAGGCAGGCGCACCGGGCCAACGTCGGACGGAGGAGCGCCAACTGACGGAACGCAAAGAAGCCCCGACCGGAGACGATCCGGCCGGGGCTTCACGCGCTTCTGCCTGTCAGCTGCCCGGATAGTCCGGGTCGTCCTCGGCCCGCGGAAGGGTCGTGGACCCCTGCGACCAGTGGTTGACCCAGCCG
This window encodes:
- a CDS encoding phage tail tape measure protein; the encoded protein is MATTSIKYDLIARDSASRTFDKIGRSASTTEKVFGRLGKAAMVAGAAVAGGLAAGLAKGTKDAIRFQAEMTRISTQAGGTAKDVKVLSDQVLKLGTSTQQGPQHLAESLYHLKSVGMDNVQAMKALKESSDLAAVGHANLEETTNALAGAWRTGIKGATSFHEAVSTVNAIIGAGNMSMDQFNAAIGTGILPSAKTFGLSMKQVGAALALMTDEGIDSASAATRLRMSFSLLGAPSKAAEKQLGKIHLTGLQLADAMRGPKGLIGAIGLLKEHLDKSGMSASKQSQLLSRAFGGGRSSSGILLMLNNLDVLEKKQEQINHSAGKFDDAVKMQRKTAEAQWHLLTSNLEVMGIRVGTKVLPVVTDFVHFLATTAMPAAAGFGKVMRDLIPVGAIKRSVGEAQSTLSGFFSGLTGGKSPTAMLGDFMDGLSGGGKKGPASPKGPLVALTVPQAPRLLAKPQKAVSLAPKAPALFKQKSDPGMLAIPKAAKAAMSPAEKLGKQLRDAVSSGIGNADFSKMGAQLGTALGKAFQWIAKNAGKLTKQLADALGGLDWVDIGKQVGGKSLGFAIGFITSFGTELLSPSFWKKHWWDTVLAALSFIGIGKLAGPLEKVISKIPILKIFAPVLRGLDKLGGPFSRAFDRVAKFFGSHAWAGFAKVFPEGAKVIEEEAGVITTRIGVWGIKLMEKGKGAAHLLGTGISKGFGWVTSKAAELAALVLKPFVKASGWLVGKGRGIAIGLKDGVVRGAKGLGGWIVDHMVTPVTSRFSRAGSWLVGKGSALVSGFKSGAVGGAKAIGSWTSSHIISPVTSRFSKAGTWLTSKGSALISGFKSGVVGTMKGIGGWIKKTIVDPVVGAVKKFFGIRSPSRVFMSIGGHLVSGLIKGMAKTNGTSIAKRIFGSLPKALGSIVKKGLVSVTKLPGKALKALGGLGGDLLGLLGLGGSGGGSSANQKIGQALAAARGWSGPQWAALKNLWNGESGWNERALNKSSGAYGIPQSLPASKMASAGGDWKTNASTQIKWGMSYIASRYGNPVNAYSQWLARSPHWYAKGTGGAARGLAWVGEKGPELVNFKGGEDVLSNPQSMAFAKANGIKLPGYASGTILNAADRVHRDRQRVEDAKNAVASAKRRHKGVAAAETRLRAAQKELAAANIALKNAQRSAKTSIANTIATGLSKTLSTGTSAAIASAVKSLATKLLNAGFKGTAANVQKKGGQLQSLATKKASIASQIAAANQYATDQAGGIKDFLAISGTSAMNIGDLISQSTAQQKTAGNFVALSKSLKARGASKDLLQQLSDAGPGSQLASILGAKNVTTADIGKLNSLMASGGKLATSFGRDMADLMYDSGKDASKGFLAGLKSQEAALAKQMAKLAKDLITQIKKALKIKSPSGVMRDEVGKNVVLGMVHGMDMHGHLVGSAAQRLADTASGVSVRRRYVPTQAGQGRGGPSQDEIWARLSAAIEASGSEVHVRFNDDRLRDLIEVTVQPKIKAATDRQAHRANVGRRSAN